The proteins below are encoded in one region of Herpetosiphon gulosus:
- a CDS encoding DMT family transporter: MKRWQSDGILLLIVMLWGSTFFVVRDATDHWPPLAFVALRFGLATLVLLPWAIKSFSQWTRTDWQAGLITGGLLCVGYITQTIGISMTTASRAGFVTGLNVIFVPLMGAVLWRTKVSAKVWAGVVLAVAGLYVLSIDPAAQAGSQPVSLWGDFLVFICAVTFAGHILAIGHWTKQASPIAMNLIQVAVVAVVAGIGSLLFETVPALPADVFWAGAYLGIICTAVLLAIQIIVQRYASPTRTALIFVLEPVFAALFASTFGNETISSTFVWGGLLMMIGIVIAELPPLALFKKQEPNETV, encoded by the coding sequence ATGAAGCGCTGGCAAAGCGATGGGATTCTTTTGTTGATTGTGATGCTTTGGGGCAGCACATTTTTTGTGGTTCGCGATGCCACTGATCATTGGCCGCCGTTGGCCTTTGTGGCACTGCGCTTTGGCTTAGCAACCTTAGTTCTGCTGCCATGGGCGATTAAATCGTTCAGTCAATGGACGCGCACCGACTGGCAAGCAGGTTTGATTACTGGTGGTTTGCTGTGTGTTGGGTACATCACCCAAACCATTGGCATTAGCATGACCACCGCCTCACGCGCTGGCTTCGTTACCGGTTTGAACGTGATTTTTGTGCCCTTGATGGGTGCAGTGCTGTGGCGCACCAAAGTCAGCGCCAAAGTTTGGGCTGGAGTTGTGCTGGCGGTCGCTGGTTTATATGTACTTTCGATTGACCCTGCGGCCCAAGCTGGCTCGCAACCAGTTTCGTTGTGGGGCGATTTCTTGGTGTTTATTTGTGCTGTGACCTTTGCTGGCCACATTCTGGCGATTGGCCACTGGACCAAACAGGCCTCGCCGATTGCCATGAACTTGATTCAAGTGGCTGTGGTCGCTGTCGTCGCTGGAATTGGCAGCTTGTTGTTTGAAACTGTACCCGCCTTGCCCGCCGACGTTTTTTGGGCTGGAGCCTATTTGGGCATCATTTGTACGGCGGTGTTGCTGGCGATTCAGATTATCGTACAGCGCTATGCCTCGCCAACCCGCACCGCCCTGATTTTCGTGCTAGAGCCAGTCTTTGCGGCGCTGTTTGCCTCGACCTTCGGCAACGAAACTATTTCATCAACCTTTGTTTGGGGCGGTTTATTAATGATGATCGGGATTGTAATTGCCGAATTACCACCACTAGCACTATTTAAAAAGCAGGAGCCTAATGAAACAGTTTGA
- a CDS encoding HAD family phosphatase codes for MKQFEAILFDCDGVLVDSEPVSMRALDVFLARYNKTCAADWGHRMVGRRAFDNAKMLVESFDLPLSIEQTITEHRQLIFELVEHEAEAMPYADQIIRWLNQQQFPIAVATSSPRPYLSMVLRKFGWSDCFGATVTGEEVANGKPAPDIFLRAAELLGASAQASLVLEDAPQGVQAGLAAGATVYAVPNSVTKYLEFPAAVWQYASLAEVLTELQANA; via the coding sequence ATGAAACAGTTTGAGGCGATTTTATTCGATTGTGATGGGGTATTGGTCGATAGCGAGCCTGTCAGTATGCGAGCATTGGATGTTTTTCTGGCTCGCTATAACAAAACCTGTGCAGCCGATTGGGGCCATCGCATGGTTGGTCGTCGCGCTTTCGATAATGCCAAAATGTTGGTCGAGAGCTTCGATTTGCCGTTAAGCATCGAGCAAACGATTACTGAGCATCGCCAATTGATTTTCGAACTGGTTGAGCACGAAGCCGAAGCCATGCCCTATGCTGATCAAATTATTCGTTGGCTTAATCAACAGCAATTCCCGATTGCGGTTGCAACCTCGTCGCCGCGCCCATATTTGAGCATGGTGTTGCGCAAATTTGGCTGGAGCGATTGTTTTGGGGCGACGGTAACGGGTGAGGAAGTTGCCAATGGCAAACCAGCGCCCGATATTTTTCTGCGGGCTGCCGAATTGTTGGGAGCCAGCGCTCAGGCCAGCCTTGTGCTGGAAGATGCGCCCCAAGGAGTGCAAGCCGGCTTGGCAGCGGGAGCAACCGTGTATGCCGTGCCCAATAGTGTCACCAAATATTTAGAATTTCCGGCAGCAGTCTGGCAATATGCCAGTTTAGCCGAGGTTTTGACTGAACTGCAAGCTAATGCCTAA
- a CDS encoding HAMP domain-containing protein, with product MQAFGLFKTMGFRQRLFLALGSLSVLVLAVALLAFFTLQSIRRTSRAAANDRAMSILASEISIHALQCRRYEKDFLLNAGNIIAQDAPLQQWHAASFELGKAIKEFEDAASSELDQTQAQVWREAWRDYVRGFSSVEIAVNEGSINDTQAAVKTFEAAQNNIQLLTDQSYDLAEVKNHASQASSAELDLAGQQAIMRLTVISSVIVLLALLTSWRFPRWLIKPIQKLQTSAERLSSGDLSARAGLRLNDEIGMLGRSFDQMAQTLEQNTNDLANEYVVAQTAREEAEAARSQIEHQLFMIQQQAQVIAEMSTPILPLTSHALVMPLVGALDQQRIQQAQARALEAIQERRAKYLLLDITAVPVIDTQVGQSLLHLLRAAHLLGCRLMLVGVRPDVAQTIVGLGIDLGDIATCSSLQSGIDRVLNH from the coding sequence ATGCAAGCTTTTGGTTTGTTCAAAACAATGGGTTTTCGGCAGCGTTTATTTTTGGCGCTTGGCAGCCTGAGCGTGTTGGTGCTAGCGGTTGCGCTTTTGGCCTTCTTTACTCTGCAATCGATTCGTCGTACCTCACGGGCTGCGGCCAACGACCGCGCCATGAGCATTTTAGCCAGCGAAATTTCAATCCATGCCTTGCAATGTCGGCGCTATGAAAAAGATTTTTTGCTTAATGCTGGCAATATTATCGCTCAAGATGCTCCATTGCAGCAGTGGCATGCAGCCAGTTTCGAGCTAGGCAAGGCGATCAAAGAATTTGAAGATGCAGCTAGCAGTGAACTTGATCAAACTCAAGCACAGGTTTGGCGCGAAGCTTGGCGCGATTATGTGCGTGGCTTCAGCAGCGTAGAAATTGCGGTCAACGAAGGCTCGATCAACGATACCCAAGCAGCAGTCAAAACCTTTGAGGCCGCCCAAAACAATATTCAACTATTGACTGATCAGTCCTATGATCTGGCCGAAGTTAAAAACCATGCTTCGCAGGCGAGCAGCGCCGAGCTAGATTTGGCAGGTCAGCAAGCAATTATGCGCCTAACAGTTATTTCGAGCGTGATTGTGTTGCTGGCCTTGTTGACCTCATGGCGCTTCCCACGTTGGCTGATCAAGCCGATTCAGAAATTACAAACCAGTGCTGAACGCCTATCCAGTGGCGATCTTTCGGCGCGAGCAGGGCTGCGGCTGAATGATGAAATTGGCATGCTTGGGCGCAGTTTCGATCAAATGGCCCAAACCCTTGAGCAAAATACTAACGATTTGGCCAATGAATATGTTGTTGCTCAAACTGCCCGTGAAGAAGCCGAAGCCGCCCGTAGCCAAATCGAACACCAATTGTTCATGATTCAGCAGCAAGCTCAAGTGATTGCTGAAATGAGCACGCCAATTTTGCCATTAACTAGCCACGCTTTGGTCATGCCCTTGGTTGGGGCATTGGATCAACAACGGATTCAACAGGCTCAAGCCCGTGCCTTGGAAGCAATTCAAGAGCGACGGGCAAAATATTTATTGCTCGATATTACCGCTGTACCAGTGATCGATACTCAAGTTGGCCAAAGCTTGCTGCACCTACTGCGTGCAGCACATTTGCTTGGTTGTCGTTTGATGTTGGTTGGCGTGCGCCCCGATGTTGCCCAAACCATCGTTGGGCTGGGGATTGATCTTGGCGATATTGCCACATGTAGCAGTTTGCAAAGTGGCATTGATCGAGTGCTTAATCACTAG
- a CDS encoding ABC transporter substrate-binding protein, whose product MSQHALIKRLLILVTLLSLVACGSSEASQPVTANKTPKTYADLVIGYSQIGAESRWRTANTLSIQESAQDLGVDLRFADAQQEQINQINAIRSFITQKVDLIGVSPIVADGWDAVFAEAKAAGIPIIVVDRTANVPDELITAFIGSDFVLEGERACEEMAQLLDQKGTIIELEGTVGSAPARDRKTGFHNCLKKYPEMQVLVSKSGDFTRAQGKTVLQGLIKQYGTDFDAIYAHNDDMALGAIELLKELGIKPGVEVKIVSIDAVEDAFKAMIAGDLNVTVECNPLLGPQFFETALKIVNGEPFERWVKSNEGIFRQATADQDLPKRRY is encoded by the coding sequence CTCAAGCGAAGCTAGCCAACCGGTAACTGCTAACAAAACTCCTAAAACCTATGCCGATTTGGTGATTGGCTATTCGCAGATCGGTGCTGAAAGCCGCTGGCGCACCGCCAATACCCTCTCGATCCAAGAAAGTGCTCAAGATTTAGGCGTTGACTTACGCTTTGCCGATGCCCAACAGGAACAAATCAACCAAATTAATGCAATTCGTTCATTCATCACCCAAAAAGTTGATCTGATTGGGGTTTCGCCAATTGTTGCTGATGGCTGGGATGCGGTTTTTGCTGAAGCCAAGGCCGCTGGCATCCCAATCATTGTGGTCGATCGCACGGCCAATGTGCCCGACGAATTAATTACTGCCTTTATTGGCTCGGATTTTGTGCTAGAAGGCGAACGCGCTTGCGAAGAAATGGCCCAATTGCTCGATCAAAAAGGCACAATTATTGAGCTAGAAGGCACGGTTGGCTCGGCTCCCGCCCGTGATCGCAAAACTGGCTTTCATAATTGCTTGAAAAAATATCCCGAAATGCAGGTTTTGGTCTCAAAAAGTGGCGATTTTACCCGTGCTCAAGGCAAAACCGTCTTACAAGGCCTGATTAAGCAATATGGCACTGATTTTGATGCGATTTATGCCCATAACGATGATATGGCCTTGGGGGCGATTGAATTGCTCAAAGAATTAGGCATCAAGCCTGGAGTTGAGGTCAAAATTGTCTCGATTGATGCAGTTGAAGATGCCTTCAAGGCTATGATTGCTGGCGATTTGAATGTCACGGTTGAGTGTAACCCGCTGCTTGGGCCACAATTTTTTGAAACTGCCCTAAAAATTGTCAACGGCGAGCCATTTGAACGCTGGGTTAAATCGAACGAAGGAATTTTTCGCCAAGCAACTGCCGACCAAGATCTGCCTAAACGGCGCTATTAG